The Nitrogeniibacter aestuarii genome has a window encoding:
- the ccoN gene encoding cytochrome-c oxidase, cbb3-type subunit I, which translates to MQSQATYNYKVVRQFAVMTVVWGIVGMLVGVIAAAQLVWPELNFAEWFHFGRLRPLHTNAVIFAFGGCALFATSYYVVQRTNHTTLFSPALAAFTFWGWQLVILLAAITLPLGFTSGKEYAELEWPIDILITLVWVAYAVVFFGTIAKRKTSHIYVANWFYGAFILAVALLHLVNSAAIPVTLTKSYSAYAGVQDAMIQWWYGHNAVGFFLTAGFLGMMYYFVPKQAERPVYSYRLSVVHFWALIFTYMWAGPHHLHYTALPDWTQSIGMIFSLILLAPSWGGMINGIMTLSGAWHKLRTDPILKFLITSLSFYGMSTFEGPMMSVKTVNALSHYTDWTVGHVHSGALGWVAMISIGSVYYLLPRMYGKTEMYSTKLITTHFWIATIGVVLYIASMWIAGVMQGLMWRATNPDGTLTYSFVESVKASYPFWSIRLLGGVLFLGGMFLMFYNMVMTIAGQKAYNAPVVTPQAAHA; encoded by the coding sequence ATGCAATCGCAAGCGACTTACAACTATAAAGTCGTGCGCCAGTTCGCCGTGATGACGGTGGTTTGGGGTATTGTGGGCATGCTGGTTGGCGTGATCGCTGCAGCACAGCTCGTATGGCCCGAACTCAACTTCGCCGAGTGGTTCCACTTCGGCCGACTGCGCCCGCTCCACACCAACGCCGTGATTTTCGCTTTCGGCGGCTGTGCGCTTTTCGCGACGTCTTACTACGTCGTTCAGCGCACCAACCACACGACGCTGTTTTCACCAGCGCTGGCCGCGTTCACGTTCTGGGGCTGGCAACTGGTGATCTTGCTTGCGGCCATTACGCTGCCGCTCGGTTTCACCTCCGGCAAGGAATACGCCGAACTCGAGTGGCCGATCGATATCCTGATCACCCTCGTGTGGGTTGCCTACGCTGTGGTGTTCTTCGGCACCATCGCCAAGCGCAAAACCTCGCACATCTACGTGGCCAACTGGTTCTATGGGGCGTTCATTCTGGCCGTGGCGCTGCTGCACCTGGTCAACAGCGCAGCCATCCCGGTCACGCTGACCAAGTCTTACTCCGCTTACGCCGGTGTCCAGGACGCCATGATCCAGTGGTGGTACGGCCACAACGCCGTGGGCTTCTTCCTGACTGCGGGCTTCCTGGGCATGATGTACTACTTCGTGCCGAAGCAGGCTGAGCGTCCGGTCTATTCCTATCGCCTCTCCGTGGTGCACTTCTGGGCTCTGATTTTTACCTACATGTGGGCGGGTCCACACCATCTGCATTACACGGCCCTGCCTGACTGGACCCAGTCCATCGGCATGATCTTCTCCCTGATTCTGCTGGCTCCGTCCTGGGGCGGCATGATCAACGGCATCATGACCCTGTCGGGCGCATGGCACAAACTGCGTACTGACCCGATCCTGAAGTTCCTGATCACCTCCCTGTCGTTCTACGGCATGTCGACCTTCGAAGGCCCGATGATGTCCGTCAAGACGGTCAACGCCCTGTCGCACTACACCGACTGGACCGTCGGTCACGTGCACTCCGGTGCCCTGGGCTGGGTGGCCATGATTTCCATCGGCTCCGTGTATTACCTCCTGCCGCGCATGTACGGCAAGACCGAGATGTACTCCACCAAGCTGATCACGACCCACTTCTGGATCGCGACCATCGGTGTGGTCCTCTACATCGCTTCCATGTGGATTGCCGGTGTGATGCAGGGTCTGATGTGGCGTGCGACCAACCCGGATGGCACCCTGACGTACTCCTTTGTCGAGTCGGTCAAGGCCAGCTACCCGTTCTGGTCCATCCGTTTGCTCGGTGGCGTGCTCTTCCTCGGCGGCATGTTCCTCATGTTCTACAACATGGTCATGACCATCGCCGGCCAGAAGGCCTACAACGCTCCTGTGGTGACCCCGCAGGCCGCTCACGCCTAA
- the ccoO gene encoding cytochrome-c oxidase, cbb3-type subunit II, whose translation MAQNSKHDFIERSVPWMIVLTLLTISVGGLVEIVPLFFQKSTTTPENELVKPYDPLRLAGRDVYVREGCYNCHSQMIRPFRAETERYGHYSVAGEFVYDHPFQWGSKRTGPDLARVGGRYSDEWHRVHLNNPRDVVPESNMPAFPWLNRAVNSSDIEAKMHALNKVGLHKYSNEEIAGAKAALKDKTEMDAVIAYLQGLGVALQNVQ comes from the coding sequence ATGGCTCAAAATTCGAAGCACGACTTCATCGAGCGTAGCGTTCCCTGGATGATCGTCCTGACGCTGCTCACCATCAGCGTCGGCGGTCTGGTCGAGATCGTTCCGCTGTTCTTCCAGAAATCCACCACCACGCCGGAAAACGAGCTGGTCAAGCCTTACGACCCGTTGCGTCTGGCCGGTCGCGACGTGTATGTCCGCGAGGGCTGCTACAACTGCCACTCGCAGATGATCCGTCCGTTCCGTGCCGAGACCGAGCGTTACGGCCACTACTCAGTGGCGGGTGAGTTCGTTTATGACCACCCGTTCCAGTGGGGCTCCAAGCGGACGGGCCCGGATCTGGCCCGTGTCGGTGGTCGCTACTCCGACGAATGGCATCGTGTTCACCTGAACAACCCGCGTGACGTGGTGCCCGAGTCGAACATGCCGGCTTTCCCGTGGCTCAACCGTGCGGTCAACAGCTCCGATATCGAAGCCAAGATGCACGCGCTGAACAAGGTCGGTCTGCACAAATACTCGAACGAGGAGATCGCCGGTGCCAAGGCGGCTCTGAAGGACAAGACCGAGATGGATGCCGTCATTGCCTATCTGCAAGGCCTTGGCGTCGCGCTCCAGAACGTGCAGTGA
- a CDS encoding cbb3-type cytochrome oxidase subunit 3: MEINDLRSILTVIALLCFLGIVAWAYSKGAKKGFEEAAQLPFTDEDPPAGDKADGQRKEG, encoded by the coding sequence GTGGAAATCAATGATCTGCGTTCCATCCTGACGGTGATTGCCTTGCTCTGTTTCCTGGGCATTGTCGCCTGGGCATACAGCAAAGGCGCCAAGAAGGGATTTGAAGAAGCGGCGCAACTGCCCTTTACCGATGAAGATCCGCCCGCCGGTGACAAGGCCGACGGGCAACGGAAGGAAGGATAA
- the ccoP gene encoding cytochrome-c oxidase, cbb3-type subunit III has translation MADFVSGFWNGYVMVLVGLSLAFCVFILVSNMGKGAKKGEKVELHGHVWDETLAEYNNPLPQWWMYLFWITVIFAIIYLVLFPGFGNNKGVLGWSSSGEGSQYALEMKKAEENYAPIFKKYADMDLKAVAADPEAKAMGQRLFLTYCAQCHGSDAKGAKGFPNLTDSDWLYGGEPDTIKTTILGGRFGVMTPFGSVLGADGVEDAANYVRSLSGLAHDSLRAQRGQELFQNNCVACHGPDAKGTQAIGAPNLTDGTWLYGSSKTTIMETITNGRQNKMPSFEAFLGNDKVHLLAAYVWGLSNNAEAK, from the coding sequence ATGGCTGACTTTGTAAGCGGCTTCTGGAACGGATACGTCATGGTCCTGGTGGGCCTGAGTCTCGCGTTCTGTGTGTTCATCCTCGTGTCCAATATGGGCAAGGGGGCCAAGAAGGGCGAGAAGGTCGAACTGCACGGCCACGTGTGGGACGAGACACTTGCCGAGTACAACAACCCTTTGCCCCAGTGGTGGATGTACCTGTTCTGGATCACGGTGATCTTCGCGATCATCTACCTGGTTCTGTTCCCGGGTTTCGGCAACAACAAGGGTGTGCTGGGCTGGAGTTCCTCGGGCGAGGGTAGCCAGTACGCGCTGGAAATGAAGAAGGCCGAAGAAAACTACGCGCCGATCTTCAAGAAGTACGCCGACATGGACCTCAAAGCCGTGGCGGCCGATCCGGAAGCGAAGGCCATGGGCCAGCGCCTGTTCCTGACCTACTGCGCACAGTGTCACGGGTCCGACGCCAAAGGCGCCAAGGGCTTCCCGAATCTGACCGACAGCGACTGGCTGTATGGCGGTGAGCCTGACACCATCAAGACCACCATTCTCGGCGGTCGCTTTGGTGTGATGACGCCGTTCGGTTCCGTGCTCGGCGCCGACGGTGTGGAAGACGCGGCGAACTATGTTCGTTCTCTTTCCGGTCTGGCTCACGATTCCCTCCGCGCCCAGCGTGGTCAGGAACTGTTCCAGAACAACTGCGTGGCGTGCCACGGTCCGGACGCCAAGGGGACGCAAGCCATCGGCGCGCCGAACCTGACGGACGGTACCTGGCTGTACGGCTCGTCCAAGACCACCATCATGGAAACCATCACCAATGGTCGCCAGAACAAGATGCCTTCGTTCGAAGCCTTCCTGGGCAACGACAAGGTTCACCTGCTGGCTGCCTACGTGTGGGGTTTGTCCAACAACGCCGAAGCCAAGTAA
- the ccoG gene encoding cytochrome c oxidase accessory protein CcoG, with product MSDPAPQTPNPSSPGGEGESTLYAARKKIYVRAAKGLFANWRWALVWFTQLLFYGLPWINWNGRQAVLLHLVERKFYIFGWVFWPQDVFFLAILLIISAYALFFFTAIAGRLWCGYACPQTVYTEIFLWIEEKIEGDRNKRMKLDKAPWNGRKLSVKLLKWGAWAAVALWTGFTFVGYFTPINELLASVPTFSFGGWEIFWIIFYGCFTYLFAGVMREQVCKYMCPYARFQGVMFDPDTLVITYDEERGEPRGARKKGIDPKTVGKGDCVDCGICVQVCPTGIDIRQGLQYECIGCAACIDACDEVMDKMNYPRGLIRYSTENAMKKHWGMKEIIGHVMRPRTMIYGGILVAICIAFVYGLATREPLRVDIIRDRTTLAREVAGGKIENVYRLQVMNMTEAPRTFSVSVEGMDGISMDGFNGTIEVEPAAMQALTVQVQVPVDVGEPGSSNQIFFNVTAADDDKIAVKEKSTFLLPR from the coding sequence ATGAGTGATCCGGCCCCCCAAACTCCGAATCCTTCCTCCCCGGGCGGCGAGGGTGAAAGCACCCTCTACGCAGCACGCAAAAAGATCTATGTGCGTGCGGCCAAGGGACTGTTTGCCAATTGGCGTTGGGCGCTGGTGTGGTTCACTCAGTTGCTTTTCTACGGTCTGCCCTGGATCAACTGGAACGGGCGGCAGGCCGTGCTGCTCCACCTCGTGGAGCGCAAGTTCTACATTTTCGGCTGGGTGTTCTGGCCCCAGGATGTCTTCTTCCTGGCCATCCTGCTGATCATCTCTGCTTACGCACTGTTCTTCTTTACGGCGATCGCCGGGCGACTATGGTGTGGTTACGCCTGTCCACAGACCGTCTATACCGAGATCTTTCTCTGGATCGAAGAAAAGATCGAGGGGGACCGCAACAAGCGCATGAAGCTGGACAAGGCGCCGTGGAACGGTCGCAAGCTGAGTGTGAAGTTGCTCAAATGGGGTGCCTGGGCGGCCGTGGCGCTTTGGACCGGTTTCACCTTTGTGGGGTACTTCACCCCAATCAACGAACTGCTGGCCTCGGTGCCGACCTTCAGCTTTGGCGGCTGGGAGATCTTCTGGATCATCTTCTACGGCTGCTTCACCTATCTGTTTGCGGGTGTCATGCGCGAGCAGGTGTGCAAGTACATGTGCCCGTATGCCCGTTTCCAGGGCGTGATGTTCGACCCGGACACCCTGGTCATCACCTATGACGAGGAACGCGGCGAACCGCGTGGTGCGCGCAAGAAGGGCATTGATCCGAAAACGGTTGGAAAGGGCGATTGCGTCGACTGTGGGATCTGCGTGCAGGTCTGTCCGACCGGTATCGACATCCGCCAGGGGCTGCAGTACGAGTGCATTGGCTGTGCCGCCTGTATCGACGCCTGCGACGAGGTCATGGACAAGATGAACTATCCGCGTGGTCTGATTCGCTACTCCACCGAGAATGCGATGAAGAAGCACTGGGGCATGAAGGAGATCATCGGTCACGTGATGCGTCCGCGCACGATGATCTATGGTGGCATCCTGGTAGCGATCTGTATTGCCTTTGTTTACGGGCTGGCCACGCGTGAGCCGCTGCGTGTCGACATCATCCGGGACCGTACGACACTGGCCCGAGAAGTCGCTGGTGGCAAGATCGAGAACGTCTATCGGCTGCAGGTCATGAACATGACCGAGGCGCCCCGGACCTTCTCGGTGAGCGTCGAGGGCATGGACGGCATCAGTATGGATGGATTTAATGGCACTATTGAGGTCGAGCCGGCCGCGATGCAGGCCCTGACTGTTCAGGTGCAGGTGCCGGTCGATGTGGGCGAGCCCGGTTCGTCCAACCAGATCTTCTTCAATGTGACGGCAGCCGACGATGACAAGATTGCCGTCAAGGAAAAATCAACCTTCCTGTTGCCCAGATGA
- a CDS encoding FixH family protein: MTLRKTSDPWYRQGWPWFLIALPASAVVAGIATIVIAVKSNDGLVVDDYYKQGLAIQQTMARSEAAATMGLVADLRLMAESVEVDLSSAQGAPLPDALQFTISFATKGNMDQSVTLVGENGKYKAAIQPLQPGRWHLLLEDESRAWRLTGTTNLPTETNVRLIPPDK; encoded by the coding sequence ATGACCCTTCGCAAGACATCCGACCCCTGGTATCGCCAAGGCTGGCCGTGGTTCCTGATCGCGCTGCCCGCTTCCGCTGTGGTGGCAGGGATTGCGACGATAGTGATTGCGGTCAAATCGAATGACGGGCTGGTGGTGGATGATTACTACAAGCAGGGTCTGGCCATCCAGCAGACCATGGCGCGCAGCGAGGCTGCAGCGACCATGGGCCTGGTGGCGGACCTGCGTCTGATGGCCGAATCGGTCGAGGTGGACCTGAGCAGCGCGCAAGGCGCGCCGTTGCCGGACGCCTTGCAGTTCACCATCAGCTTTGCCACGAAGGGCAACATGGACCAGTCCGTGACCCTGGTAGGCGAGAACGGAAAATATAAGGCCGCAATCCAGCCGCTCCAGCCGGGGCGTTGGCATCTGCTGCTAGAAGACGAGTCCCGCGCATGGAGATTGACCGGGACCACCAATCTCCCGACAGAGACCAATGTGAGGTTGATTCCTCCCGACAAATAG
- a CDS encoding DUF3149 domain-containing protein, with translation MAMQELFTTDIGLLSVFTIGFILVMGVYIYRFVRRHMAEDERLHGDHSHSH, from the coding sequence ATGGCTATGCAAGAGCTTTTCACGACTGATATTGGCCTGCTGAGCGTCTTTACCATTGGCTTCATCCTGGTGATGGGCGTCTATATCTACCGTTTCGTCAGACGCCACATGGCTGAAGATGAGCGGTTGCACGGCGACCACAGTCACAGCCATTAA
- a CDS encoding hemerythrin domain-containing protein codes for MSTDAIATILEEHHSLKAVVHGLKHVVNEARSNGGRCDFKALRALIYYIDAYPEKRHHPKEETYLFAKLRERTDEANKVLDELERQHERTDALVARLHERLEDFENGETGGLAAFSSAVDRFTEAMWQHMAMEEKVLLPLAREHLTDADWAKVAEAFGENDDPAYSVSRRADIDQLLQQVTRFADSQH; via the coding sequence ATGTCCACTGACGCCATCGCCACGATCCTGGAAGAACACCACTCGCTCAAAGCCGTTGTGCACGGTCTCAAGCACGTGGTCAACGAAGCCCGATCCAACGGTGGCCGGTGCGACTTCAAAGCCCTGCGGGCGCTGATCTACTACATCGACGCCTATCCGGAGAAGCGCCACCACCCCAAGGAAGAAACCTACCTTTTCGCCAAACTGCGTGAGCGCACGGACGAGGCGAACAAGGTGCTCGACGAACTCGAACGGCAGCACGAACGCACCGACGCACTGGTGGCGCGACTGCACGAACGGCTTGAGGACTTTGAAAACGGAGAAACGGGGGGACTGGCGGCTTTTTCAAGCGCGGTAGACCGCTTCACCGAAGCCATGTGGCAACACATGGCCATGGAAGAGAAGGTGCTTCTGCCGCTGGCACGCGAACACCTCACCGATGCCGACTGGGCCAAAGTGGCCGAGGCGTTCGGCGAAAACGACGACCCTGCCTACAGCGTCAGCCGACGCGCAGACATCGATCAGCTACTGCAGCAGGTCACCCGCTTCGCAGACAGTCAGCACTAG
- a CDS encoding universal stress protein, with translation MFKHLLVPTDGSELSVATVDRAIGFAREAGARVTFFYAQPDFPMPIYGEGALIDPTTPEQFAKGAAQEAARILDAARGKAEAVELVCDTDTVVSEVPYEAIIEAADRHACDLIFMASHGRRGLASLLLGSETHKVLTHSKIPVLVYR, from the coding sequence ATGTTCAAGCATCTGCTCGTCCCAACCGACGGTTCCGAGCTGTCCGTCGCCACGGTTGACCGGGCCATCGGTTTTGCCAGGGAGGCCGGCGCGCGCGTCACCTTCTTTTATGCCCAACCCGACTTTCCGATGCCCATCTATGGTGAGGGCGCATTGATTGATCCCACCACGCCAGAGCAGTTCGCCAAGGGCGCAGCACAGGAGGCAGCCCGTATTCTCGACGCGGCTCGTGGCAAGGCCGAAGCGGTCGAACTCGTCTGCGATACAGATACCGTCGTGAGCGAAGTGCCTTACGAAGCGATTATCGAGGCCGCAGACCGGCATGCGTGCGACCTCATCTTCATGGCTTCGCATGGCCGCCGGGGTCTGGCAAGCCTGCTATTGGGCAGCGAGACCCACAAGGTGCTGACTCATTCTAAAATCCCGGTTCTGGTCTATCGCTGA
- a CDS encoding PHA/PHB synthase family protein, protein MSARKHLAPVQVVDQAIHRVNDQWQTLVDPLGMMAPIIHAHLAWLAHPQELTEKMVAFSGQVWALQWHTMQRMIGAPSKSPVEPHGDDTRFSDPIWDDSATWDLVKSWYLLATRHTQDMLYTTPGLSSENRRRAAFWWRNWLNAVAPTNFLLSNPVALRKAVETKGESLRQGWQNYLEDMKARMVRMSDPDGFKVGGNLGNTPGKVVFRNRQLEVIHYAPTQPKVHARPVVLITPWINKFYILDLNPRKSMVKYLLDQGLDVYITSWKNPDASMRDVRFDDYIVDGVHALVETACKLSGQSKVHAVGYCIGGTALSIYMAWANRRFGEAAMPVADWTLLTTLVDFRKPGDIEVFIDEGSIRYLCNSMARTGYLDGAQMAASFRLLRSNSLIWHYVVHGWLYGEPPPAFDVLFWNMDTTRMPYAMHAWYLKELYLHNRLIEADALTVAGEPIDLNRITQPLYMVAAEDDHIAPWHQTFRMIHFARGAKRFVLSSSGHILGIVNPPVNPPKRHYWVATAHRADRWEAWRERAQKTEGSWWEDWMAWIKPKSGDLVPAPDVTNGEFPGLADAPGAYVREP, encoded by the coding sequence ATGAGCGCGCGCAAGCATCTGGCTCCTGTTCAGGTCGTCGATCAGGCGATTCACCGGGTCAATGACCAATGGCAGACCTTGGTCGATCCTCTGGGCATGATGGCCCCCATCATCCACGCACATCTGGCGTGGCTGGCCCATCCTCAGGAACTTACCGAAAAGATGGTCGCCTTTTCGGGGCAGGTGTGGGCGCTTCAATGGCACACCATGCAGCGCATGATCGGTGCGCCGAGCAAGAGTCCGGTCGAGCCCCATGGCGACGATACGCGCTTTTCCGACCCGATCTGGGATGACTCCGCTACCTGGGACCTGGTGAAGTCCTGGTATCTGCTGGCCACCCGGCACACTCAGGACATGCTGTACACCACGCCGGGTTTATCCAGTGAAAACCGCCGGCGGGCCGCGTTCTGGTGGCGCAATTGGCTCAACGCCGTGGCGCCCACCAACTTCCTGTTGTCCAACCCGGTCGCTTTGCGCAAGGCAGTCGAGACAAAGGGCGAGAGCCTGCGCCAGGGCTGGCAAAACTACCTCGAGGACATGAAGGCGCGCATGGTGCGCATGAGTGATCCCGACGGTTTCAAGGTCGGGGGAAATCTGGGCAATACGCCGGGCAAGGTGGTGTTTCGCAATCGCCAGCTGGAGGTGATTCACTACGCGCCCACCCAGCCCAAGGTGCATGCACGCCCGGTGGTGCTGATCACGCCGTGGATCAACAAGTTCTACATCCTTGATCTCAACCCGCGCAAGAGCATGGTCAAGTATCTGCTCGACCAGGGGCTCGACGTCTACATCACCAGCTGGAAGAACCCGGACGCGTCGATGCGCGACGTGCGCTTCGACGACTACATCGTCGATGGTGTTCATGCACTGGTCGAGACGGCTTGCAAACTCAGCGGTCAGTCCAAGGTGCATGCGGTGGGCTACTGCATCGGCGGCACCGCTCTGTCCATCTACATGGCGTGGGCGAATCGCCGTTTTGGCGAAGCGGCCATGCCGGTGGCCGACTGGACGCTGCTGACGACCCTGGTGGATTTTCGCAAGCCGGGCGACATCGAAGTGTTCATCGACGAGGGCAGTATCCGCTATCTGTGCAACAGCATGGCCCGTACCGGTTACCTCGATGGCGCTCAGATGGCGGCGTCCTTCCGTCTGCTGCGGTCGAACTCGCTCATCTGGCACTACGTGGTGCACGGCTGGCTCTACGGCGAACCGCCGCCCGCCTTCGATGTGCTGTTCTGGAACATGGATACCACGCGCATGCCTTATGCAATGCACGCCTGGTATCTCAAGGAACTCTACCTGCACAACCGGCTTATCGAAGCGGATGCGCTCACGGTGGCGGGCGAGCCGATTGATCTGAACCGGATCACACAACCGCTCTACATGGTCGCCGCCGAGGATGATCACATCGCACCGTGGCATCAGACATTCCGCATGATCCACTTTGCCCGGGGCGCAAAGCGTTTCGTCCTGTCGAGTTCCGGCCATATTCTGGGCATCGTCAATCCACCGGTGAATCCGCCGAAGCGCCATTACTGGGTCGCCACGGCGCATCGGGCCGATCGCTGGGAGGCGTGGCGCGAACGGGCGCAGAAGACAGAGGGCTCCTGGTGGGAGGACTGGATGGCCTGGATCAAGCCCAAGAGTGGTGATCTGGTGCCCGCACCCGACGTCACCAATGGCGAGTTTCCGGGCCTGGCGGATGCCCCGGGGGCTTACGTGCGAGAGCCATGA
- a CDS encoding methyl-accepting chemotaxis protein has product MDVAAPEDTSEHIHDTELARIVRVNEEIKGIVATAFKINLMALNAIFLAKRAGHAARGFGVLSNELRRFAQDLTREMTQLREMTANTVSTVTGVVQQKRLNGILDEAVKRCPEPVSGEARVQQRGHEQLADKQGCLSALDKRLRRSLDDTAQLVELGGVLARSAKIEAAYGGNFSASLMQVSSDFGDVICLIQESLERLRHLRLT; this is encoded by the coding sequence ATGGACGTCGCAGCGCCGGAAGACACCAGCGAACACATTCACGATACCGAGTTGGCCCGCATTGTCCGGGTCAATGAAGAGATCAAGGGGATTGTCGCGACCGCCTTCAAGATCAATCTGATGGCGCTCAATGCCATCTTCCTGGCCAAGCGGGCAGGGCATGCGGCACGCGGTTTTGGCGTGCTGTCGAATGAGCTTCGCCGCTTTGCGCAGGACCTCACCCGGGAAATGACGCAATTGCGCGAAATGACGGCCAATACCGTCTCGACAGTGACCGGCGTCGTACAGCAGAAGCGGCTCAACGGCATTCTGGACGAGGCCGTCAAGCGCTGTCCCGAGCCGGTGAGCGGTGAGGCGCGCGTCCAGCAGCGGGGGCATGAGCAACTGGCCGATAAACAGGGGTGTCTGAGTGCGCTCGACAAGCGCCTGCGTCGATCCCTGGACGACACGGCTCAGCTGGTAGAACTGGGCGGAGTACTCGCCAGGTCGGCAAAGATCGAAGCCGCCTACGGGGGCAACTTCAGCGCCTCGCTCATGCAGGTGTCCAGCGACTTTGGCGACGTCATCTGCCTGATTCAGGAATCGCTCGAGCGTCTGCGCCATCTGCGCCTGACCTGA
- a CDS encoding oxygen-binding di-iron domain-containing protein: MKHARCIFDEGEHQWFAIVRDPDKPGYIIDTNEYIIRSGAELLLCDPGGIEVFPAVFSALCQVCDPQALKAVFASHQDPDIVSSLALWLEFNPDLKCYTSRLWTSFLPHFGGCAETFKSIPDEGIEIDLGSTTLHALPAHYLHSSGNFHLYDPKAKILFSGDVGAAMLPEGQDDLFVEDFDQHIRYAEGFHKRWMGSEKAKNQWCDRVAMLDVDMLCPQHGAIYRGKDVHRFIDWFRELEVGVASN, translated from the coding sequence ATGAAGCATGCGCGTTGCATCTTCGATGAAGGCGAGCACCAGTGGTTCGCCATCGTGCGCGATCCGGACAAGCCCGGCTATATCATCGATACCAACGAATACATCATCCGCAGCGGCGCGGAGTTGCTGCTGTGTGATCCGGGCGGCATCGAGGTGTTTCCGGCCGTGTTCTCTGCCCTGTGTCAGGTCTGTGATCCGCAGGCGCTCAAGGCCGTCTTCGCTTCGCACCAGGACCCGGACATCGTTTCGTCGCTGGCCTTGTGGCTTGAGTTCAACCCCGATCTCAAGTGCTACACCAGTCGATTGTGGACCTCATTTCTGCCGCATTTCGGCGGCTGTGCCGAGACCTTCAAGAGCATCCCCGACGAAGGGATCGAGATCGATCTGGGCAGCACGACCTTGCACGCCCTGCCGGCACACTATCTGCATTCGTCCGGCAATTTTCATTTGTATGATCCGAAGGCGAAGATCCTGTTTTCCGGCGATGTAGGCGCAGCGATGCTGCCCGAGGGCCAGGACGATCTGTTCGTTGAGGATTTTGATCAGCACATCCGCTATGCGGAAGGCTTTCACAAGCGCTGGATGGGCTCCGAAAAAGCCAAGAACCAGTGGTGCGACCGGGTGGCCATGCTCGACGTGGACATGCTGTGCCCACAGCACGGTGCCATCTATCGTGGCAAGGACGTGCATCGCTTCATCGACTGGTTCCGCGAACTGGAGGTCGGTGTCGCCAGCAACTGA
- a CDS encoding hemerythrin domain-containing protein — MKPLAQTMRLDHARCDLLFSKAEAAAEDARWPDCHAQTHQFVEALLQHFALEEDVLFPAFERRTSMTGGPTQVMRSEHDQMRQLVAALNDAASSQDADAFADAAETLLILMQQHNMKEENILYPMVEDSVGAEPDVQAGVESLAQEAA, encoded by the coding sequence ATGAAACCTCTGGCCCAGACCATGCGCCTAGACCATGCGCGATGCGATCTGCTTTTCTCCAAAGCGGAGGCCGCCGCGGAAGACGCCCGCTGGCCCGACTGCCATGCGCAGACACATCAGTTCGTCGAGGCCTTGCTGCAGCATTTCGCGCTCGAAGAGGATGTGCTCTTTCCCGCCTTCGAGCGGCGCACCAGCATGACCGGTGGGCCCACTCAGGTCATGCGTAGCGAGCACGACCAGATGCGCCAGCTGGTGGCCGCACTCAATGACGCCGCGAGCTCTCAGGACGCTGACGCCTTCGCCGACGCAGCAGAAACCCTGCTCATCCTCATGCAGCAGCACAACATGAAGGAAGAGAACATCCTCTATCCCATGGTCGAAGATTCCGTCGGCGCCGAACCCGACGTTCAGGCCGGCGTGGAGTCGCTGGCGCAGGAGGCTGCATGA
- a CDS encoding DUF2249 domain-containing protein, giving the protein MMSPTRTPDLVVDARAMLPPEPLERTLEALDALPEGGTLLLIIPRQPAPLYDMLVNNGYTYEVKTRDDGAFDILIRQADQAHGDG; this is encoded by the coding sequence ATGATGAGCCCGACGCGCACACCCGATCTCGTTGTCGATGCACGTGCCATGCTCCCGCCAGAACCGCTGGAGCGCACGCTGGAGGCGCTCGATGCGCTACCTGAGGGCGGTACCTTGCTGCTGATCATTCCGCGGCAGCCCGCGCCGCTCTACGACATGCTGGTGAACAATGGCTACACCTACGAGGTAAAGACACGCGACGACGGCGCCTTCGACATTCTGATACGCCAGGCTGATCAGGCTCATGGCGACGGCTGA